Proteins encoded in a region of the Vicia villosa cultivar HV-30 ecotype Madison, WI linkage group LG5, Vvil1.0, whole genome shotgun sequence genome:
- the LOC131605486 gene encoding uncharacterized protein LOC131605486, which produces MEFVHHEPETPIGFMPESEVPPFSTQVGVDQKAESFWLRIATNYNQYRGQSREKLRGQLKSRWHRINGLVQKFVGCYKQAVNGKKSGTSEKDILAAAYSFLLRMKDEPKWMRTSTENSSKRTKNYASGAHLSSSNLPTPSSYEFNSSSPIECPMGQQAAKRKNSSYDLFWNLIEEESMDNTDEELLKSMLEKEHQSGSSSRPKKRKVIDRSREEGHNRLFNDYFSENPIYIDIQFRRRFKIHRHVFLRIVAALGNHDEYFQMSVDATGKMSLSPLQKCTYAIRMLAHGSPADSVDEYVQIGKSTSIECLERFVRGVNVVFGAEYLRKPNNADVEHLLQMRESRGFPDDTYSTTETVNGPHPNLATRLQRRASLREKQVHRQHQGYLVEHIWE; this is translated from the exons ATGGAATTTGTTCATCATGAACCGGAAACACCAATTGGGTTTATGCCTGAAAGTGAAGTTCCACCATTTTCAACTCAAGTTG GAGTTGATCAAAAAGCTGAGAGTTTTTGGTTAAGAATCGCTACCAATTATAACCAGTATCGTGGACAGTCGCGGGAAAAGCTACGTGGGCAATTAAAATCTCGATGGCATCGAATAAATGGCTTGGTTCAAAAATTTGTTGGATGTTACAAACAAGCTGTTAATGGAAAGAAAAGTGGGACATCGGAGAAAGATATCTTGGCCGCTGCATATTCTTTTTTGCTCAGGATGAAG GATGAACCTAAATGGATGAGAACATCGACcgaaaattcttcaaaaagaacAAAGAATTATGCTAGTGGGGCACACTTATCATCTTCTAACCTCCCGACACCTTCAAGTTATGAGTTTAACTCATCATCACCAATAGAGTGTCCAATGGGACAACAAGCAGCAAAAAGAAAGA ACAGTTCATATGATCTCTTTTGGAACTTGATTGAAGAAGAATCTATGGACAACACTGATGAAGAACTACTAAAGTCAATGCTCGAGAAGGAACATCAATCTGGAAGTTCCTCTaggccaaagaaaagaaaagtgatTGATCGAAGTCGTGAAGAAGGGCACAATCGTTTATTCAATGACTACTTCTCGGAAAATCCAATATACATAGATATTCAATTTCGAAGAAGGTTCAAAATACATAGGCATGTGTTTCTTCGAATTGTAGCCGCCCTTGGAAATCATGATGAATATTTCCAAATGAGTGTAGATGCAACTGGTAAAATGAGTCTTTCACCATTGCAAAAATGCACATATGCTATTCGTATGTTAGCACATGGGTCTCCCGCTGACAGTGTAGACGAATATGTTCAAATCGGTAAAAGCACTTCAATTGAGTGCTTAGAAAGATTCGTTCGGGGTGTAAATGTTGTATTTGGGGCAGAGTATTTGAGAAAGCCTAACAACGCAGATGTTGAACATCTTTTACAAATGCGAGAGTCACGTGGCTTTCCAG ATGACACATACTCAACAACTGAAACAGTTAACGGTCCTCATCCGAATCTTGCAACAAGACTACAAAGAAGAGCAAGTCTTCGTGAAAAACAAGTTCATCGTCAACATCAAGGATATCTAGTCGAGCATATTTGGGAGTGA
- the LOC131602566 gene encoding scopoletin glucosyltransferase-like codes for MENQCNPLHMFFFPFMAQGHMIPTIDMAKLFASKGVKATIVTTPLNKPTISKAIEQFKGHSNNIHIQTINFPSVEAGLPEGCENVDLIPSPIYAPAFFKAIRMMQEPFEELLIQEQPHVIVADMFFPWATDSAAKFGIPRIVFHGTSLFSICAAQCLKKHEPKKNVSSDTELFLIPELPGDIKITILQMPTVMKDEQSAKLFREIRESEGKSYGVIVNTFYELEGVYSDFYREVLGIKNWHLGPFSVLSRNNKEEEITSYRGKEASIDKHECLKWLDTKEINSVVYLCFGSTTSFLDTQLREIAIGLEASGKDFIWVVRRKKEEVEEWLPEGYEERMEGKGLIIRGWSPQTLILEHEAIGAFVTHCGWNSTLEGVCAGVPMVTWPVAAEQFYNEKLLTEVLKIGVPVGCKKWVRLVGDEIGRNAVEKGVRRVMEGEEGEEMRKRVKVLAQHAKKAVEEGGSSYSQLNALLEELSLFRK; via the coding sequence ATGGAGAATCAATGCAATCCTTTACACATGTTCTTCTTCCCTTTCATGGCTCAGGGCCATATGATACCTACCATTGATATGGCCAAACTCTTTGCTTCAAAAGGTGTTAAAGCCACCATTGTCACCACACCCCTCAACAAACCCACCATCTCTAAAGCCATTGAACAATTCAAAGGCCATTCCAACAATATTCATATTCAAACCATCAACTTCCCTTCTGTAGAAGCTGGTTTACCCGAAGGATGTGAAAATGTTGATCTAATCCCTTCACCTATTTATGCCCCTGCATTCTTCAAGGCTATTAGAATGATGCAAGAGCCTTTTGAAGAACTGTTGATTCAGGAACAGCCACATGTTATTGTTGCTGATATGTTCTTCCCATGGGCGACTGATTCCGCTGCGAAATTCGGAATTCCTAGGATTGTGTTCCATGGGACTAGCTTGTTTTCAATCTGTGCTGCTCAGTGTTTGAAAAAACACGAGCCTAAGAAAAATGTTTCTTCTGATACGGAACTATTCTTGATTCCGGAACTTCCTGGTGATATCAAAATTACAATTTTGCAGATGCCTACAGTCATGAAAGATGAACAGTCTGCGAAATTATTTAGAGAAATAAGGGAATCAGAAGGGAAGAGCTATGGAGTTATTGTTAATACATTCTATGAGCTTGAGGGTGTTTATTCTGATTTCTACAGGGAGGTACTCGGAATAAAAAACTGGCATCTAGGTCCATTCTCAGTTCTTAGTAGAAATAATAAGGAGGAGGAAATAACATCATACCGTGGGAAAGAAGCAAGCATTGACAAACACGAGTGTTTAAAATGGCTTGACACGAAAGAGATCAACTCAGTTGTTTACTTGTGTTTCGGAAGTACGACATCCTTTCTCGACACTCAGCTTCGAGAAATCGCTATAGGACTCGAAGCGTCGGGGAAAGATTTCATTTGGGTTGTGAGGAGAAAGAAAGAAGAGGTGGAAGAATGGTTACCAGAAGGATATGAGGAGAGAATGGAAGGGAAGGGATTGATTATAAGAGGTTGGTCACCACAGACATTGATACTTGAGCATGAAGCAATTGGTGCATTTGTGACACATTGTGGATGGAACTCAACATTGGAAGGAGTGTGTGCTGGTGTGCCTATGGTTACTTGGCCTGTGGCTGCTGAGCAGTTTTATAATGAGAAGTTGCTGACTGAGGTGCTTAAGATTGGTGTACCTGTTGGATGTAAGAAATGGGTTCGGTTGGTTGGAGATGAGATTGGACGGAATGCAGTGGAGAAAGGTGTGAGGAGGGTTATGGAAggggaagaaggagaagaaatgaGGAAGAGGGTGAAAGTGCTTGCACAACATGCAAAGAAAGCTGtggaagaaggtggatcttcttACTCTCAATTGAATGCTTTGCTTGAGGAGTTgagtttgtttagaaaatga